One segment of Deinococcus metalli DNA contains the following:
- a CDS encoding sensor histidine kinase, which produces MPTSTHPSLSAEALLALRERTRDQPADVVREAEALLPAARATGDRRTLASLLTALGAGLSETGNNDRAQLILDEALEHTDGDAESEAGVRAQRLSMFISLGESSTVDEDIERLTAILDGLKRPRETTAAMNALAGAAFRQGRLEDAGLWLERASRAALDSGDRRGATIAATNAVIVSIELERYAVALTQLRNALAHTDSSQVTVFVHAQHALLYSRLELHQQALDVIDSYLDGRPLNPPAESDKVMLINKAEALTSLNRLDEAADIIERHALHLEGGLRIAGEASDTLGRIYGLLGRTEEARALLTTGLELLERGGLTHAAARTLLNRAELELPHDPQFTLNCTRHTLERLETGAPGRLHARAFRLQAQAHAALGEYRLAYELGERHRHLQDDLDRRLERQRLDVALAELEYERAQVTARIQREALREARQEVAELHAHLEARVERRTQELHAANEELRAFAHSVSHYLRTPMQVILGHATLLDQVSGAQRTRSADAITGATERMAEVLDGLLAYAARGAVPQASGTVDLDAVVRAAWADQADPQRAVAVEIGPIPPVRGDAAALRVVFGNLLHNALKYTGEQAQPHVQVSASVVPDGVLVEVRDNGVGFDPADATRLFGAFTRLPTTTRFEGLGLGLADVWRIVIAHGGHVRAEGRPGEGASFFVTLPAAEEWRSEG; this is translated from the coding sequence ATGCCGACCTCCACCCACCCCTCCCTGTCCGCCGAGGCGCTGCTGGCACTGCGCGAACGCACCCGCGACCAGCCGGCAGACGTGGTACGCGAGGCCGAGGCGCTGCTACCCGCAGCCCGGGCGACCGGAGACAGGCGCACCCTCGCCTCCCTGCTGACCGCGCTCGGCGCCGGGCTGTCGGAAACGGGAAACAACGACAGAGCGCAACTCATTCTGGATGAAGCTCTGGAGCACACAGACGGTGATGCCGAGAGCGAGGCGGGCGTCCGCGCACAACGGCTCTCGATGTTCATCTCTCTTGGAGAGAGCAGCACGGTAGATGAGGATATTGAGCGGCTCACCGCCATTCTGGACGGTCTGAAGCGCCCCCGCGAGACAACAGCTGCTATGAACGCTCTGGCTGGTGCCGCCTTCCGCCAGGGACGGCTGGAAGACGCGGGTCTCTGGCTGGAACGGGCGAGCCGCGCGGCGCTGGACAGCGGCGATCGTCGCGGAGCAACGATCGCGGCGACCAACGCCGTGATCGTCAGTATCGAACTCGAGCGTTATGCCGTGGCGCTGACGCAGCTCCGGAACGCACTCGCCCACACGGACTCGTCCCAGGTCACCGTATTCGTGCACGCCCAGCACGCCCTCCTCTACTCGCGGCTCGAGCTGCACCAGCAGGCCCTGGATGTGATCGACAGCTATCTGGACGGACGTCCACTGAACCCACCGGCCGAGTCGGACAAGGTGATGTTAATCAACAAGGCGGAGGCGCTGACCTCACTGAACCGTCTGGATGAAGCTGCCGATATCATTGAACGCCATGCCCTGCACCTCGAAGGTGGGCTGCGTATCGCCGGCGAAGCCAGCGACACCCTTGGGCGGATCTACGGCCTGCTGGGCCGCACGGAGGAGGCACGCGCCCTGTTGACCACGGGTCTGGAGCTGCTTGAGCGCGGCGGCCTCACGCACGCCGCCGCCCGTACCCTCCTGAACCGTGCCGAGCTGGAGTTGCCCCACGATCCGCAGTTCACCCTGAACTGCACCCGGCATACCCTGGAGCGCCTGGAGACCGGGGCGCCGGGCCGGCTCCATGCGCGGGCGTTCCGGCTGCAGGCGCAGGCCCACGCGGCGCTGGGCGAATACCGGCTTGCGTACGAGCTGGGCGAGCGGCACCGTCACCTGCAGGACGACCTGGACCGCCGGCTGGAGCGGCAACGGCTGGATGTCGCACTGGCGGAACTGGAATACGAGCGCGCTCAGGTGACGGCCCGCATCCAGCGGGAGGCGCTGCGCGAGGCGCGGCAGGAGGTCGCGGAGCTGCACGCGCACCTGGAGGCGCGGGTGGAGCGGCGCACGCAGGAGCTGCACGCGGCGAACGAGGAGCTGCGGGCCTTCGCGCACTCCGTGAGCCACTACCTGCGCACGCCGATGCAGGTGATCCTCGGGCACGCCACACTGCTGGATCAGGTGTCCGGCGCGCAGCGGACGCGGTCGGCGGACGCCATCACGGGCGCGACCGAGCGCATGGCCGAGGTGCTGGACGGCCTGCTCGCGTACGCGGCGCGTGGAGCGGTGCCGCAGGCGTCCGGCACCGTGGATCTGGACGCGGTGGTGCGCGCGGCGTGGGCGGATCAGGCGGACCCGCAGCGGGCGGTGGCGGTGGAGATCGGACCGATACCACCCGTTCGGGGCGACGCGGCCGCCCTGCGGGTGGTGTTCGGGAACCTGCTGCACAACGCGCTGAAGTACACCGGCGAGCAGGCACAGCCGCACGTGCAGGTGTCGGCCAGCGTGGTGCCGGACGGGGTGCTGGTGGAGGTGCGGGACAACGGCGTGGGCTTCGATCCGGCCGACGCCACGCGGCTGTTCGGGGCGTTCACGCGCCTGCCCACCACCACCCGCTTCGAGGGCCTGGGCCTGGGTCTGGCGGACGTGTGGCGGATCGTGATCGCGCACGGAGGGCACGTGCGGGCTGAAGGGCGTCCCGGCGAGGGCGCATCGTTCTTCGTGACGCTCCCGGCCGCCGAGGAGTGGCGCAGCGAGGGCTGA
- the gatB gene encoding Asp-tRNA(Asn)/Glu-tRNA(Gln) amidotransferase subunit GatB, with protein MSYQAVIGLEVHLQLKTRSKIFSACPQEYHGAEPNTFTDPFTLGLPGTLPTLNREAVELAMMFGLGLNCDVSGFTQFHRKNYFYPDAPKNFQLSQYDRPIARDGHLDVTLEGGDVHRIRIKRAHLEDDAGKLTHPAYAPYSLLDLNRAGSSLLEMVTEADLRTAEQARAFLESVQAIAQALGVSDATPEEGKMRCDVNLSVHRPGEPWGTKCEVKNLNSFRSVARAIEFETARQSRVLDAGGRITQDTLGWDEGGQKTFLMRTKEGEADYRYFPEPDLPPLDITPEWIARVQARMPELPVQKRGRYVAAGVRDSDARALSLSVPLSRFYDDALRAGPDARPVDAQKLANWLLGDVSGWLAAREQALADAAVQPAHLAALVGLIDAGTISGRVAKDLLPDVMAGHDPAALVRERGLSVVTDTGAIDAAIDAAMVADPATVEKVRGGNAKAMNALFGPVMKALGGQAKPEVVRERLTHKLGL; from the coding sequence ATGTCGTACCAGGCCGTCATCGGGCTCGAAGTCCACCTGCAACTGAAGACGCGCAGCAAGATCTTCAGCGCGTGCCCGCAGGAGTACCACGGCGCGGAGCCGAACACCTTCACGGACCCCTTCACGCTGGGCCTGCCTGGAACGCTTCCCACCCTCAACCGCGAGGCGGTCGAACTCGCCATGATGTTCGGCCTGGGCCTGAACTGCGACGTGTCGGGCTTCACGCAGTTCCACCGCAAGAACTACTTCTACCCCGACGCCCCCAAGAATTTCCAGCTGTCGCAGTACGACCGGCCCATCGCGCGCGACGGCCACCTGGACGTGACCCTGGAGGGCGGGGACGTGCACCGCATCCGCATCAAGCGCGCCCACCTGGAGGACGACGCGGGCAAGCTGACGCATCCCGCGTACGCGCCGTACTCGCTGCTCGACCTGAACCGGGCGGGCTCGTCCCTGCTGGAGATGGTCACGGAGGCCGACCTGCGCACGGCCGAGCAGGCCCGCGCGTTTCTGGAGAGCGTGCAGGCCATCGCGCAGGCGCTCGGCGTGTCGGACGCCACGCCCGAGGAAGGCAAGATGCGCTGCGACGTGAACCTCAGCGTGCACCGCCCCGGCGAGCCGTGGGGCACCAAGTGCGAGGTCAAGAACCTCAACTCCTTCCGCTCGGTGGCGCGCGCCATCGAGTTCGAGACGGCGCGGCAGTCGCGCGTGCTGGACGCGGGCGGGCGCATCACGCAGGACACGCTGGGCTGGGACGAGGGCGGCCAGAAGACCTTCCTGATGCGCACCAAGGAGGGCGAGGCCGACTACCGCTACTTCCCCGAACCCGACCTGCCGCCGCTGGACATCACGCCCGAGTGGATCGCGCGCGTGCAGGCGCGCATGCCGGAACTGCCGGTCCAGAAGCGCGGGCGCTACGTCGCGGCAGGCGTGCGCGACTCGGACGCGCGGGCGCTGAGCCTCAGCGTGCCGCTGTCGCGCTTCTACGACGACGCCCTGCGCGCGGGTCCGGACGCCCGGCCGGTCGATGCCCAAAAGCTCGCCAACTGGCTGCTGGGCGACGTGTCCGGATGGCTGGCCGCGCGCGAGCAGGCCCTCGCGGACGCGGCCGTGCAGCCCGCGCACCTGGCCGCGCTGGTCGGCCTGATCGATGCCGGCACCATCAGCGGGCGGGTCGCCAAGGACCTGCTGCCGGACGTGATGGCGGGCCATGATCCCGCCGCGCTGGTGCGCGAACGTGGCCTGAGCGTGGTCACCGACACCGGCGCCATCGACGCCGCCATCGACGCTGCCATGGTCGCCGACCCCGCCACGGTCGAGAAGGTGCGCGGCGGCAACGCCAAGGCCATGAACGCCCTGTTCGGCCCGGTCATGAAGGCCCTGGGCGGTCAGGCCAAGCCGGAAGTCGTGCGCGAACGCCTGACGCACAAGCTCGGGCTGTGA
- a CDS encoding SHOCT domain-containing protein, with amino-acid sequence MDVIINNPPAATYQTPLPAQGYAPLQATPYGYGPAAYGPYPHPHGPGFLLPLLLIGAFVLFRRRRFMARRFMAGDAGAMTANADMAAEMRDKWRRHRDRFVNDSALHIARERYAKGEINADEYEALRRTLSGELRPDRPSADQPAGRDGGLKL; translated from the coding sequence ATGGACGTCATCATCAACAACCCGCCCGCCGCCACGTACCAGACCCCGCTGCCCGCCCAGGGCTACGCGCCCCTCCAGGCCACGCCGTACGGCTACGGCCCCGCAGCGTACGGTCCGTACCCGCATCCCCACGGCCCCGGTTTCCTGTTGCCGCTGCTGCTGATCGGCGCGTTCGTGCTGTTCCGGCGCCGCCGCTTCATGGCCCGGCGCTTCATGGCGGGCGACGCGGGCGCCATGACCGCCAACGCGGACATGGCCGCCGAGATGCGCGACAAGTGGCGGCGTCACCGCGACCGCTTCGTGAACGACTCCGCGCTGCACATCGCCCGCGAGCGCTACGCGAAGGGCGAGATCAACGCGGACGAATACGAGGCCCTGCGCCGCACCCTGAGCGGCGAACTCCGCCCGGACCGGCCCAGCGCAGACCAGCCCGCCGGCCGCGACGGTGGCCTGAAGCTCTGA
- a CDS encoding carbohydrate kinase family protein produces the protein MTERTPLVSLGDLAWDVLAKPDTMLLPGGDTTGRMELSGGGSAANLAVWAQRCAFPATFVGKIGRDRFGELATAELRAEGVRTALTLSDEHPTGVILALIDRRGQRAMLTGQGADWELLPGELPLDVLRRAGHLHLTAWSLFRHPPRAAALEAARVAKAAGATLSLDPGSFQMIQQLGRDPFLRIVDGVPFDVIFPNDDEARAMSGERHPDAALDWFRARYPHALVVLKMDEDGVMIEGPDCARVQVPATRDPLIDATGAGDAFGGAFLAGWLRHGDARRAAELAVQVGGWVVSRFGARAPADDDLRARLVRVGAVQEPA, from the coding sequence ATGACTGAACGCACACCGCTCGTTTCGCTGGGAGACCTGGCCTGGGACGTTCTGGCGAAACCCGACACCATGCTGTTGCCGGGCGGGGACACCACCGGGCGCATGGAGCTGTCGGGTGGAGGCAGCGCCGCGAACCTGGCCGTGTGGGCGCAGCGCTGCGCGTTCCCGGCCACGTTCGTCGGGAAGATCGGCCGCGACCGCTTCGGGGAGCTGGCCACGGCGGAACTCCGGGCCGAGGGCGTGCGGACGGCCCTGACGCTGAGTGACGAGCACCCGACGGGCGTGATCCTGGCGCTGATCGACCGGCGGGGGCAGCGGGCCATGCTGACCGGTCAGGGGGCCGACTGGGAGCTGTTGCCGGGCGAACTGCCGCTGGACGTGCTGCGCCGCGCGGGGCACCTGCACCTGACCGCGTGGAGCCTGTTCCGTCATCCGCCGCGCGCCGCGGCGCTGGAGGCCGCGAGGGTGGCCAAGGCGGCCGGGGCCACCCTGAGCCTCGATCCCGGGTCGTTCCAGATGATCCAGCAGCTGGGCCGCGATCCTTTTTTGCGGATCGTGGACGGCGTGCCCTTCGACGTGATCTTCCCGAACGACGACGAGGCGCGCGCCATGAGCGGCGAGCGTCACCCGGACGCGGCGCTGGACTGGTTCCGCGCCCGGTATCCGCACGCGCTGGTCGTGCTGAAGATGGACGAGGACGGCGTGATGATCGAGGGGCCGGACTGCGCGCGCGTCCAGGTGCCGGCCACCCGCGATCCCCTGATCGACGCGACCGGCGCCGGGGACGCGTTCGGCGGGGCGTTCCTGGCCGGCTGGCTGCGGCACGGGGACGCGCGGCGGGCGGCGGAACTGGCGGTGCAGGTGGGCGGCTGGGTGGTGTCGCGCTTCGGGGCGCGCGCGCCGGCGGACGATGACCTGCGGGCCCGGCTGGTCCGTGTGGGCGCCGTGCAGGAGCCGGCATGA
- a CDS encoding cation:proton antiporter domain-containing protein: MSLVPVSIGRLLPAVAILLTGPALAAAPDGAAHAGPPEFLLQLTLLLAVSALAAYSSFRLRLIPIIGFLVAGVLAGPGALGLIRDPALISSASEVGVMLLLFTIGIEFSLERLSRIARLIFLGGGLQVGLTIVAVTGALLAFGVGAQSAVFTGCLIALSSTAIVMRVLGERGETNARTGQVSLGILIFQDLAVVLMVLLIPMLAGQGGGAGGVLLALAKAGGIIAFVLVAARRIVPPVMEVVARTCSSEIFLLTVVALCFGTAALTALAGVSLALGAFLAGLLVSESRYGAQALGEILPLQILFSAAFFLSVGVQLDLGFLVRNLGLVLGAAALIALLKAAVAFVSVRLLGEPTRTALPVALGLAQVGEFSFVLATTGAALGLSFAGMGERGSGVFIAATVLLMAFTPALSALAGVLTARLTAPALSGGPGDNGSPGASGEGGAHGLPVRDRVIFAGYGPYARIAARALSRAGKPYSVITRSPDGASELQGRGAPVLIADYTRAGLLRELDIASASALVIADDDPEMTERAVSVARTVAPDLTIITQATTSEGFHGLQALGAQHIISPRKEVVAGILDLITPPEVTRAHILRHLAEHPPITLSATQRAQCEHAEHNAGPVTPEADVCLECVALGDTWVHLRVCMTCGHVGCCDSSKNRHATRHAHAQRHPIIRSAEPGEDWAYCYEHGWTK; encoded by the coding sequence ATGTCCCTCGTTCCTGTGTCGATTGGCCGACTGCTGCCGGCGGTGGCGATCCTGCTGACCGGCCCGGCCCTCGCCGCCGCCCCGGACGGGGCCGCGCACGCCGGCCCGCCGGAATTCCTGCTGCAACTGACGCTGCTGCTGGCGGTGTCAGCGCTGGCGGCGTACTCGTCGTTCCGGCTGCGCCTGATCCCAATCATCGGGTTTCTGGTGGCGGGGGTGCTGGCCGGGCCGGGCGCGCTGGGCCTGATCCGCGATCCGGCGCTGATCTCGTCGGCGTCCGAGGTGGGGGTGATGCTGCTGCTGTTCACCATCGGGATCGAGTTCAGCCTGGAGCGGCTGTCGCGGATCGCGCGGCTGATCTTCCTGGGCGGCGGCCTGCAGGTGGGCCTGACGATCGTGGCGGTGACGGGCGCCCTGCTGGCATTCGGGGTCGGCGCCCAGAGCGCCGTGTTCACCGGATGCCTGATCGCCCTGTCAAGCACCGCGATCGTGATGCGCGTGCTGGGCGAGCGCGGCGAGACCAACGCCCGCACCGGTCAGGTGAGCCTGGGCATCCTGATCTTCCAGGACCTCGCGGTGGTGCTGATGGTGCTGCTGATTCCCATGCTGGCCGGGCAGGGCGGCGGCGCGGGCGGAGTGCTCCTCGCCCTGGCGAAGGCGGGGGGCATCATCGCGTTCGTGCTGGTCGCCGCGCGGCGCATCGTGCCGCCGGTGATGGAGGTGGTGGCCAGGACCTGCAGCAGCGAGATCTTCCTGCTGACGGTGGTGGCGCTGTGTTTCGGCACGGCCGCCCTGACCGCCCTGGCCGGGGTCAGCCTCGCGCTGGGCGCGTTCCTGGCGGGCCTGCTGGTCAGCGAGAGCCGCTACGGCGCGCAGGCGCTGGGTGAGATCCTGCCGCTGCAGATCCTGTTCAGCGCGGCGTTTTTCCTGTCGGTCGGCGTGCAGCTCGACCTGGGGTTCCTGGTGCGCAACCTGGGGCTGGTGCTGGGCGCGGCCGCGCTGATCGCGCTGCTGAAGGCGGCCGTGGCCTTCGTCAGCGTGCGGCTGCTGGGCGAGCCCACGCGCACGGCCCTGCCGGTGGCGCTGGGGCTCGCGCAGGTCGGGGAATTCTCGTTCGTGCTGGCCACGACGGGCGCGGCGCTGGGCCTGAGCTTCGCGGGCATGGGCGAGCGCGGCAGCGGGGTGTTTATCGCGGCGACGGTACTGCTGATGGCGTTCACGCCCGCGCTGAGCGCCCTGGCGGGCGTCCTGACGGCCCGCCTGACCGCCCCTGCGCTATCCGGCGGACCTGGGGACAACGGTTCGCCCGGAGCGTCGGGTGAAGGGGGAGCCCACGGCCTGCCGGTGCGCGACCGGGTGATCTTCGCCGGGTACGGCCCGTACGCCCGCATCGCGGCGCGGGCGCTGAGCCGGGCGGGCAAGCCGTATTCGGTGATCACGCGCAGTCCGGACGGTGCCAGCGAACTCCAGGGCCGCGGCGCTCCGGTGCTGATCGCGGACTACACCCGTGCGGGGCTGCTGCGCGAGCTGGACATCGCCTCGGCCAGTGCCCTGGTGATCGCGGACGACGACCCGGAGATGACCGAGCGCGCCGTGAGCGTGGCGCGTACGGTCGCGCCGGACCTCACGATCATCACGCAGGCGACGACCAGCGAGGGCTTCCACGGCCTCCAGGCGCTCGGCGCGCAGCACATCATCAGCCCCCGGAAGGAAGTGGTGGCGGGCATCCTGGACCTGATCACCCCGCCGGAGGTCACGCGCGCCCACATCCTGCGCCACCTCGCGGAGCACCCGCCGATCACGCTGAGCGCCACGCAGCGCGCGCAGTGCGAGCACGCCGAGCACAATGCCGGGCCGGTCACGCCGGAGGCTGACGTGTGCCTGGAATGCGTGGCGCTGGGCGACACGTGGGTGCACCTGCGCGTGTGCATGACCTGCGGGCACGTGGGCTGCTGCGATTCCAGCAAGAACCGGCACGCCACCCGACACGCGCACGCGCAGCGCCACCCCATCATCCGGTCCGCCGAGCCGGGCGAGGACTGGGCGTACTGCTACGAGCACGGCTGGACGAAGTAG